In a genomic window of Pseudoliparis swirei isolate HS2019 ecotype Mariana Trench chromosome 20, NWPU_hadal_v1, whole genome shotgun sequence:
- the thpo gene encoding thrombopoietin — translation MEYSRLLLLVGLMSSVPARPADFWCHRQARKNLERSIEGLSDDLVTCVGADTLPSPVQLPCVQLHATEWANTTLHHKRAEVLGALRLLLDGVQGARTRSRSSCQTSLLGRLERHITNYVAIVGGVHIRSVTTAPPGGAVQNCSSVSSTGSVLKQYGNLLRGKLERLAVDLRDLVCRAERGRRTAREGAADGGNHRANAGTDECYHDNMTHTRRDALWKDNNNKKDKHKLLTLKVKTRHS, via the exons ATGGAGTATAGCA gactgctgctgctggtcggACTCATGTCCTCGGTGCCGGCCCGGCCCGCCGACTTCTGGTGCCACCGGCAAGCCAGGAAGAATCTGGAGAGGAGCATCGAGGGCCTGAGTGACGACCTG gtCACCTGCGTGGGTGCAGACACGCTGCCCTCCCCGGTGCAGCTGCCATGTGTCCAGCTGCACGCCACAGAGTGGGCCAACACCACG ctccatcacAAGCGGGCCGAGGTGCTCGGCGCCCTGCGGTTGCTCCTGGACGGCGTTCAGGGGGCGAGGACCCGGTCCAGGTCCTCGTGCCAGACCTCGTTGTTGGGGAGGCTGGAGCGCCACATCACCAACTACGTGGCCATTGTGGGAGGGGTCCACATAcgg AGCGTCACCACGGCGCCCCCTGGCGGCGCGGTGCAGAACTGCTCCAGCGTGAGCTCCACCGGCTCCGTGCTGAAGCAGTACGGGAACCTGCTCAGGGGGAAGCTGGAGCGCCTCGCCGTCGACCTCCGGGACCTCGTCTGCCGagcggagagggggaggaggacggcGAGGGAGGGAGCGGCGGACGGAGGAAACCACAGAGCCAACGCAGGGACCGATGAATGTTATCACgacaacatgacacacacaagGAGAGACGCTTTGtggaaagacaacaacaacaaaaaggacaaACACAAGCTGTTGACGCTCAAAGTGAAGACAAGACATTCCTGA